In the genome of Arabidopsis thaliana chromosome 4, partial sequence, the window ATACGTAATCACCAAGCGTAACAACTATGCATATGATCCGAATGAAGGAAGATGGCTACCAGACGTGGGGTCTGTGGATTTACAACCCATAACTGGACCTTGGTCCGGCGGTATAGAAAAAGTTATGAAACCTATAACTGGACGACCTTGGTGCGTTATAGGAAATATAATGTTTGCTGATCATGTGTGCAGGAAGTACACGTGGTATAGCTCAAGTCATCGAGCGTGGCAAAGAGTTATGGGTTTGGATGTTCTATACGATAAGCGTGGTTGTGGCTACCGTACGATTCAGTTAGTTAACTATGGTGGGAAACTGTTAATTATATGGAGCGAGTGGATCATGATTCTAGACGGGTATTCCCTTATTCGCAGCCAAGAGAAGGAAATTTGGTGTGCTGTGATTAGGTTGGAGGAGCGTATGTCTTATTTCGGACCCCAGATTTGGGGGGAGGTTGAGAGCTGCAATGTTGTTGTGCCTAGCGTCCCCAAGTCTTATCAGCTCTCAAGTTGCCAATGTGTTTCGGTCTGAAACTCATCTTTGCTTTCAACACATTAtttgtggttttgtttctAAGATTGCTCACtgcagtttttgttttgttttgatttcttgctATTTCCTTTAAATCAGAGACAAGCTGGCAAGCTGTTTCATAAGATTTTTAATATCGTTTTCTAGGTGTTTGATCTTGCtaattaagtaattttttaaagatcTTTTAGAACTTTTTTTAGTTAGTTGTTTAGAGATGGACCTCATTAGATTGTGCTTTTGGGGTTAGTTGACTATCTCTGTATTGATCTGAATGCCAACACCAAATCCAGCTCCATCCTCTTTTCTCTTCCCATTTAAACCACTCTTTCAAAACCACTTCTCTTCGCATTAGCAAGTTTTATCTAtctctatctatctctctatctatctatctccttcttaagattttttgcgattctctcttcttcattgtaAGCTCTAGCCAAAAAGCTCTCGGAATTTTTCGTCTTTGAAAAAATCCAGAGATattctttgattctctcttgTAGCTCTAAAAGCTTATCAATCCTCGGCTCCTCGCTATAACTGTTAGCTTAACCGAATGGTCCGgatttaaaatttctaatttagTAACAGAACCATCCAGTCAAACCGGTTAAacccaaattttttaaaacagggtatactatatactattttattgttttgatcaGGTCTTTCTTTTTGAACAAGATAGGTTAAAAAGGTCTTTCTTTTTGAACAAGGAAAACaatcttcatttctttacATGTATGTTTTGAAGACCTAAAAAACCTAGTAATTACTATATCTCGTTGCTATGGACGCCAAAGTAGAACCGCAgcagaaaaaggaaactatGATATCTCCGTCATCTCCATCGTTTTCATTACTTCCAAATTAACTCATTCTAAAATGCCTACCCCGAATGTCGAAAAGTTACTACCGTTCCCTCTCTTTAGTCTCCAAGAGCTTCTACTATCTCCTCACTTCTCCGGACATTTACGCTTTTCCACCCCAAATCAGAACCACATAGGTTTGACTCTACATATGCCTTAAATCACCCACTTGTCACCATAGTTGGATCACTCTTGATCAAACCCTAATCAGTAACGGCGACGAAATTAAGGATGAGTTAAGTTTAGAAACCGTAAAGCTTATGTACATTTTCGATAAATGTAAAACaagtgttaaaaaaataaattatgtttaaacCATATTAAATAAGTGTCAAATAAAGGATGGGTTTGGATGATGTAAatagtttacacaaaatttaaaaatttaacacttatctaaaaaaacctttaaaattttaatagtaatataaaaatataagttttaaaacattttctaatCCAAGAAACaagtgttaaaaatttaaataatgtGTAAACCATATTAAACCTAGAACACTTCTTGTTGTTTGGATGATGTATCcaattagtttacacaaaatttaaaaatttatctcTTATCTAAGAAAACCTTCAAAGTTTAAtggtaatataaaaataaaagttttaaaccctttaaaaacaaaaaaaacaagtgttaaaaatttaaataatgtGTAAGCCATATATTGAACCTAGAAAACGTCTTAGGGGTTTGGATGATGTATTcaattagtttacacaaaatttaaaaatttaactcttatccaaaaaaaaccttcaaagtttaatagtaatataaaaataaaagttttaaaccctttaaaaaagaaaaaaagaaatgttaaaaatttaaataatgtGTAAACCATATATTGAACCTAGAACACTTCTTAGAGGTTTGGATGATGTATCcaattagtttacacaaaatttaaaaatttaacttttgtccaaaaaaaacctttcaaagtttaatagtaatataaaaataaaacttttaatcccttaaaaaaaagaaaaccaaagtgttaaaaactaaaataatgtaaacctaaaaataaaaagtttctccaaaatagtatttgaaaataataataaaaacctaaaaatttaaatagtaatattaatataaattttgttttaaaaaaaattaggaaaacaCAAACCTAGGgttgtggtgatgatgatcGATGAAACACAaattcgtcttcttcctccggAGGCGACTCGTACTCTAAAACCATCAAACAACGAATCTGCTAACTGATCGTCAATTTCACCATCAGTCTCTTCGCCATCGTCTTCCTCGCATCCTTCTCCGTGATCGCCGTCGAAGAATCCTCCGGTGAAAGCGTTTCGGTGGCAAGATCTTGGATCGTGTGAAATAAGGGAGACATAACTTGAACTCGATTGATAGAAGATGTTGTCACGAGAGATCGAAAGCACATCTGTGATCTGTCGCAAAGCTTTGATCGAGACGAGAAATATTTGCAGGTcttcaaaaggaaagaaggagacaaagatgaaagatgtttttttttttggtttttgattgatatCGAAGAAACGAAATTTATAAGCAACGGCTCCATTGAAAATAAGGAAATTTTGCTCTTGTTACATTACCGTTACAACGTATCATATCTTTCTTACTGCGTAACAATATTTACCAAGggtaatttatttgatttttttttttttttaatgttatgcgaagaaaagaaaattgatgagGGTATATTATAACCGTTACAAGAATCGGATTGATCAGTCTCTCTTAAAAGAAAGGATGGTCAAGATCAACTTCGTTAGCATGAGACGCTCCACATGGATCATATTTCAGTAAACGATACAACAAACCATCtgcaaatcttttttttacagcCTTAAAATACTCTCTCCAAGGTTGCCTCCTTCAGGCCAAAGAAGCCTATACCCTTTTCTGGATGAGAAAATTGCCGGTGAAGCTACCAAGGATTGCAATACAAGACTGAAATTTTCTACATTctcagcttttttttttttttttttgttctgtttttataaatattgttaCTCTgcttttcctctgtttttctttgagGGTTTTAGCATTAATAACTTTAGTTGctaaaacatgttttcttctttttacattAGTCTGACAACATACATATACCTACTTTAGCCACAATCTGTGTTTTCACCAGTAATTTCCACACGAGCAGCGACCATTGGAGAAGTGATGAAAAATCTTGGAATCTCCCACAACGATCTCTCTTCTCGTCAATCTCGAAGCTTTTTCCAAGAACTCGTGACATTTTCTGCAGATTCTCGTGTTATTCCTCACCGTAACTCTTCTTCCCGTTTCCGTAGAGATCAATCCAAAACACGTGGCGAGCCTTACCGAATGTCTTCTTGGTGAATTGCTTCTGCTCTTAACTAGAGTCTCTGGTCTCAACCTCGAGACACAGTGAACAtaaatgtcttcttctccaaccatCCTCGAGACGACATCTAAGACTTCATAGATCTTGTTCGTCGCCACGTGGGATCTGTCTCCATTTGTGAACACATGACTTTTGCCCTTCGCCTCAACAGTACTGCGACTTGATGTTCTGGATATGCCTTTGCTCTCCATGAGAAGCTTAATCCTATTTACATCTTCCCATCTTCCAGCTTCTGCATACATGTTCAAAAGCAAGACATAACATCCCGTGTTATCGTGTTCCATCTTAAATATCTGTTCTGCCGCAAATTCAGCTATGGTTATGTCCTTGTGGTTTCTGCTTGCGTTTAACAACGATCCCCAAATCCTAGCTGTTGGCACAAATGGCATTTCTTCAAGGAATCTCTTGGCTGCGCTGAAGTTTCCTGTACGGCCAATGAGATCCAGCATGCACCCATAATGCTCTATTCCAGGATCTATCCCGTATTCTCTTTTCATCGACTCGAAATATTCCCATCCTTCATCAACCATACCAGAAATGCTACATGCTGCTAATAGTGAAGCAAAGGTGCTCTTGTTTGGATTTACTCTAGAAGCAATCATCTCAGAGAATAACCAAACCGAAATTCTCCCAAAACCATGTACTGCATATGCCATGATGATGCTGTTCCATGAAACAACATCCTTTAACAAGATGTGGTTGAAACATTTTCTTGCATCCTCAAGGTCACCACACATGGCATACATGTGAACAAGTGAATTCAAGATGATGGTGTTTGACCAGTATCTAGACTTAACAATATAAGCATGGATTTCTCTACCTTCACTCAAGGATAGAGATTCTGCATAAGCTGGTAGAATACTAGCAATTGTTGTGGAATCAGGTACAAGCGATGAATCCCAGAGCTCTTGAAATAGCTCCAAGGCTGAATAGTTCTTCCCGTTCTGCACATAGGCAGCAATAATCGAGTTCCATGAGATCACATTCTTTTCAGCCATTCGATCAAATATAACCTCAGCTGATTTTAACTGCCCACATTCTCCATACATATCAATCAGAGCAGTTTCCAATACCATATGGGGAAGAAAGCCTCTCCTCATAGCATACCCGTGAATCGTTCTACCCTCTAAGATCGCAGAAGCAGGAAGCAGATTAATCGATGTGATAACATCTGGCTGCAACCCATTTTGCTCTGACATTTTCTGAAAGCAGAGGAAAGCATCAGT includes:
- a CDS encoding Tetratricopeptide repeat (TPR)-like superfamily protein (Tetratricopeptide repeat (TPR)-like superfamily protein; CONTAINS InterPro DOMAIN/s: Pentatricopeptide repeat (InterPro:IPR002885); BEST Arabidopsis thaliana protein match is: Pentatricopeptide repeat (PPR) superfamily protein (TAIR:AT4G18750.1); Has 46569 Blast hits to 13927 proteins in 247 species: Archae - 0; Bacteria - 4; Metazoa - 46; Fungi - 110; Plants - 45942; Viruses - 0; Other Eukaryotes - 467 (source: NCBI BLink).) codes for the protein MAATLLSQCYRIYNSDACKCVSSENHQTTGKRNGNRNLEFDSGISKPARLVLRDRYKVTKQVNDPALTRALRGFADSRLMEDALQLFDEMNKADAFLWNVMIKGFTSCGLYIEAVQFYSRMVFAGVKADTFTYPFVIKSVAGISSLEEGKKIHAMVIKLGFVSDVYVCNSLISLYMKLGCAWDAEKVFEEMPERDIVSWNSMISGYLALGDGFSSLMLFKEMLKCGFKPDRFSTMSALGACSHVYSPKMGKEIHCHAVRSRIETGDVMVMTSILDMYSKYGEVSYAERIFNGMIQRNIVAWNVMIGCYARNGRVTDAFLCFQKMSEQNGLQPDVITSINLLPASAILEGRTIHGYAMRRGFLPHMVLETALIDMYGECGQLKSAEVIFDRMAEKNVISWNSIIAAYVQNGKNYSALELFQELWDSSLVPDSTTIASILPAYAESLSLSEGREIHAYIVKSRYWSNTIILNSLVHMYAMCGDLEDARKCFNHILLKDVVSWNSIIMAYAVHGFGRISVWLFSEMIASRVNPNKSTFASLLAACSISGMVDEGWEYFESMKREYGIDPGIEHYGCMLDLIGRTGNFSAAKRFLEEMPFVPTARIWGSLLNASRNHKDITIAEFAAEQIFKMEHDNTGCYVLLLNMYAEAGRWEDVNRIKLLMESKGISRTSSRSTVEAKGKSHVFTNGDRSHVATNKIYEVLDVVSRMVGEEDIYVHCVSRLRPETLVKSRSNSPRRHSVRLATCFGLISTETGRRVTVRNNTRICRKCHEFLEKASRLTRREIVVGDSKIFHHFSNGRCSCGNYW